CAATACCTTTCCAAATAtagataaaaaaatgtattgaacagAGGTGTTTGAAATTTCTTACTTGTCTACAGTGATGGGGTTGAAAAGCAACCTTTAGCCGTTGTGGGTTCCCCCTACTGGATGGCTCCAGAAATGTTAAGAGGAGAGCTGTACAATGAGAAGGTATTCTTTCTTCAAAAACTCAGCATTACACTCTTGCTTGTGTGCTTGTGTCACTTTATTTACGCTGTTTCATATCATAGGTGGATGTCTTTGCATATGGAATAATCCTTTGTGAGATTATTGCTCGAATTGAGGCTGACCCAGATATCCTCCCACGAACAGAGGTACATACAACTGTACAGCAGAACATGAAGCACAGAATCAGGCTTAGAATCAAGCACTGCTTTACCAGATATACAAGCCTCGAGTCAGGAAAATAAGATTTTctttgaaatgttattttaaagctAAATTTAATCTAGGGCTATCCTTAGACCAGGGGAATTGAACATATGGCTTGCAGGCTGGAAATGCATAGGATAACATGTAAAGCTCTCAAGCAGAGATCTTTTAGTACGTGTCATTGTGAGGTGTAGTTATATTTTGAGAGGTTTATGTCAGTGTACAGTACCATAGGGTATACAGCTATGCATAGGCTACTTCGTAACTAATGCGTTCACTTGATGCTGAAAGTCTGTTGTTTATTGTGAAATGTTTATAGTCTAAAATTACATTAAAgataaaaaatgtaacaaaacgAGTCATTAGTATACATATactctcaccagccactttattaggtacaccttactagtaccaagttggacccccttttgccctcagaactgctttaatccttcgtggcatagattcaacaaggtactggaaattttactcaagagattttggtccatattgacatcatagcatcacgcagttgctgcagatttgtcagctgcacatccacgaTGCGAATCTCCTatcccaccacatcccaaaggtgctctgttcgattgagatctggtgactgtggagaccatttgagtacgtggaactcattatcatgttcaagaaaccagtctgagattattcacactttatgacatgccACGTTTTCcggctgaaagtagccatcagaaaatgggtacactggtcataaagggatagacatggtcagcaacaatactcaggtaggcagtggcattgacacgatgttcaattggtactaatgggtccaaagtgtgccaagataatatcccccacaccattacaccaccaccacgggcctgaaccgttgatacacaGGATGGatcaatgtttttatgttgttgacgccaaattctgaccctaccatctgaatgttgcagcagaaatcgtgACTtaacagaccaggcaacgtttttccaatcttctgttgtcaaattttggtgagcctgtgtgatttgtagcctcagtttctggTTCTTACCTGtatgatcttctgctgctgtagaccatccgcctcaaggttggatgtgttgtgcattcagagatgctcttctgccttaatatcagctgaaaccagtctgaccattctcctttGACATCTGGCAACAAcaagcccacagaactgccgctcactggatattttctctttttcagaccaaacacagtagagatggttgtgcggaaaaatcccagtagatcagcagtttatgaaatactcagatcagcctttctggcaccaacaaccatgccacgttcaaagtcacttaaatcacctttcttccccattctgattagtttgaactgcagcagatcgtcttgaccatgtttacatgcctaaatgcactgagttgctgccttgtgattggctgattagaaaattgcgttaatgagcagttggacaggtgtacctaataaagtggccggtgggtgtgtatatatatatatatatatatgaggagtTCAGATCCAAAAACCTCTAATACTGTCtcaaatttccatcgaaaatgaaaatttttctcCGCGCcctttgtttatgttaagttatttcactttaaaagccaGGAAAAGgccttattctttgccataaattaAGCATAATACATAATCTGAAGTCTTAAATAAATAGGTTTCCATTGGTGTCTGGATTGTTAGGATACGATAATGTTTAGCTTCAGATAAATCACATTGAATCACATTTAAAGTTGTCTATATGAAgagcacattactaatcaaaaattgaggTTTGATATATTACACAAGGAAATTTGCTAAGTAACTTCGTGAAACTTAATGTTCTTATGACATTTGGTAAAAAgaaataattttgacccatataatgtatttttaaatattggcaaaaatatacctgtgcaatgCAAGTCTaattttgtgctccagggtcacatttaacttttatttgtaGCACAATATATGTACTTTGGCATTATTTTACCATCCTACTTGTTCTTATATTAGCCAAATAATGAATTATTGGATCTACATCCAATAAAATAATCTTCTGCTGTTTTAATGTGTTGTCTCCCTCTGGTGGAGAAGTAGCATGTTGCATATTCCCATACAAATACACAGTTATtgtttcttttaaacaaaaaaaaatgcacaaaccaagtgtttattatttatattttatatttatctaaCATAACTTATGTTGTATTTCTGCAATGGTGCAAGTCTAGTCTGAAGATGTCTGTCCAGTGTGGTACATACTGTAAGAAATATCACTTTTCTTATTGTAGGATTTTGGACTAGATGTGGACACATTTGAGCATATGGTGGGAGACTGTCCACCTTCGTTTTTTCAGATGGCTGTCAACTGCTGCAATGTGAGCTACATATCCATAGACAcaattaaattgacatttaagtaCTGAGCAGTTGTATAAAAATGTTCAAACCATTCACTCAGATGcagttttatatttgttattatttttctgttgtaGATGAATGCAGACAGTCGTCCTGCCTTTTCTGAAATTGTAGTGACGCTCGAGAGGATAGAAAGAGAGCGAGTGAAGAGTGAAATTCCAGTCATCCTGGGTAAGTACAAGTAAAATCTATCATGGGCTAAAGTTTAAAAGTATTATTGAAGTGTAATGAGTTAGTATTTATGAAAGTATATGTTAGTATTTAACTATCATTATCAGCAAGACGTAAATATTCAAACTTTTGTGATTGTtaagattttaaaacatttttgggtTGCACTGTTTTACAGTCCAGGTTTGCAGGTAAATACGATGTACTTTCCATTCTAATACATAAAATGGGTAATAATAACTAGTTACTATTACTAAACCTACCCCTGAACATAACTCTAAACAAAGCAGTTACATTGAATGACCCGAACATTTTTTAGGTAACCACATTGTAATCACAGATCAAGAACACTTACTGTGTTTCAGAGAAATCTCTCGCTCATGCACACTAAGGCAAAATAAATACAAGAGAGAATCTATGAAGCATTATTAACTGAATATAAAGTCAGTTTGAATTATTGTATTTCCTGTGAAGTTTCGTTTTTCTATACTTCTTTCAAGATAACAGTAATAAGCTAATTGTTGAAAGAAATTGCTGCTTTGCTTGACTAAGGGTGCATTCAACTGATGAAATAATTTGTAACAAATATAAGCAAATGCCATTCCTCTAGCTCTATACCTCCCTTTTTTGTTGTAgtttccctaatatatatatatatacagtacagcacttttTAGCATTTATGAGAAGATTCttaagcaccaaatcagcattttATAATATCTGAAGGCTCGTGTGGCATTGAAGGCTGGAGTGATGCCTGCTGTAAATTCAGCTTAGCCATCATAGCAATAGACTACGTTGTAGTATAGTAAaaacctttaaataataatacattaaatgcaAAGTGTAAGCACTCTGTTTACCACTTTTTCTTTACCACCCTTATTCTTATGATACACAgggtgtcacgatcaccagcgatctaacaacCGGAGATCGCTGGTAAATCACTCACATTTACGTGAACTACAAATTTACcatgttatggactacatattcagtcatgcatcacacacacacacacctgttccagttcaccagtgattgcaaacactcacacagctgaagctgctcggactgattacatggactatttaaacagcacagaaACACTCACTCTCTTCTCTGATAGTGATGTAACGCTGACAACAGGGGTGTGGaaccaaatgcaggtttattagaatggtcaggcaagcaatggtcaagacagaggcaaacagatgtatacaggcaatccaaaATCGTAGTCAATAGGCAGTCAGATGGTCAGaggcaggcagcaggcaggaataaacaaataaacgaggcaaagcaagacaaaggaaaGTTGTAGTGTCACAAACAGTAGACAGATAAAAAGACTCAGCAACAGTGCGTGTttctgtgctgtttaaatagtccatgtaatcagtccgagcagcttcagctgtgttagTGTTTGCAATCActggtgacttggagcaggtgtgtgtgtgttgcatgactaaatatgtagtccataacatggtggatttgtagttcatgtgaatgtgagtgaTTTATCAGCGATCTCCGTTTgttggatcgctggtgatcgtgacacaggGAAACTTTTTGAGCGATGCTGCCAGGCAATTTTGTTGCTTGGCCACTTTCCTACTGTATATAGAATGGGCAACTATATTGTATCTGTAATCCATTGACCTAATTAGTTGCCCATGTCTCACCTGGTTGCCCATTTGGTTGCCCAACAATATTGCTCAAAaagttgcaacacaggctcattctgaaaacgtagtcccctgtggacgtttctggagaccgcgaaatacgtagccggaggtacgttcGGCTGCGTTTCATTTTTATGAaaaagttcatcacagggtgagaatgtggtcaaaatccgaaaacatggtaaaaatcagacgagggcttttctttttctggacggcttttgtgaatcgtcgttggtttggtttggggaaggaggagggtgggtcagccgattggccggttgcacggtcaatcattatgtcatccaggcagacaggtcGTTCAACAGCAGCCTCTGAGGGTGCTCGCGATAGACGTTTGAGACGCggaaaaagcgtgcacagcggcctctcgcggattcgcgaaaacgaaAACTGtgaaaatacgtacctcccgggacgtatttcgcggcctccagaaacgtccatggcactacgttctcagaatgagcctgggtttaaaAGTTGCCACGTTTATCAACAGCATTAAAGATTTTTTCAGTACAATCAGTTTTCAATCAATTAATCCATGTTGTGATTTCCTTAGAACCCATTGCCATTGATGTCAGCCCGTATCGAAGAAGAAGCTCGCCATGCCATCCCTGTGACCAGCGGCTGTCCCGCAGCCAGTCAGACATGCTGCCTCCTGCCACTTCCCCATGTCTAGGCACACCTGCAAGGGTCAACCCCTTCTCTCTTCGGCAAGACCTCAACGGCGGTCGAATCAAGCTGTTTGACACCCCCAGCAAATCTGTCATCTCCCTTACCTTTACCCTTCCACCACCTCCAGACCCCTCAGCGTCTCCACCGCTGAACGGGAGCCCGGGGCTCCGAGGACCACCTCGAAGGTGTCGGTCCCTGCCCTGCACCCCTGAACTTGGACGACAGCTACCCTTTAGAGACCAAGAGGTAGAAGAAGAGCGGAGTGAAGAACTGGGCCAAGAAACGAAAGACAAAGAGTTGGAAGAACAACAAGATGCGGTGGAGGACTCAGGCCTGGTTCTGGACTTAGATATGGTGTCTTTAGAACGGGttgaagaggaagaggaggatgaagagGTGGAGAAGGAGGGACAGAGCCTCACCGAGCCCATGGACTGCAGTAGCTCACCTGACACGACTGAAGGAAATGTTTCAGGGAAGCGCCTGATCAGCGGATCTTCTTATTCCTCGTCCTTGCAGTCAAATGGTTGGGCTACACCCATCTCTAATGGACCCCCGTTATTACCTCCTCTTCCTCGCTTGGACAATAATAATGGAGTTCTGAGGCCCGGACGTCCATTTGCATGGGTAAGACTGAATGGATACCGGGGCCCTGCGCCAGAACCTTTACCGCCTACCGAACAAGACGATGTGATTTCATGTCCGGCCTGCTGTCTGGCTGGCTTCAGCTTCCCTTCCTTGTGCCTGCGTGGAGCTCCTCCGTCACGCCGTGGGCCTCCACGAAGACCCTACAGGACCTTTAATGGAGGGAATGCATCCACAGCCACAGCGAAGGGACTGCTCTGTCGGGGAGCGACGGGTCTGGCTCCGTCCACTGCATCCTGTGAGCCAGGGTTACCTCTACCAGAGGCCCAAACTTAAAGACGACCACTGCGACATCTCAGAAACTGCACCATATTCAGAACGCAGAGCAGTCCGGTCGCATCTCTGATGTCAGTATGGATATCTTTCTGGATGCTGTGTGGGTCGAATCATTgaattaaagggattgttcaccccaaaaatgtcaTTGTAAACCTGCGTAGGCCAGTTTATATTGCACTGACAGACACTGACCAAACAGAGAGTCTGGTCTTGTTGGATTAGTGTGTTATTCCCGTTGGCGTGTGTTGCCATTGGTTGCTTATTTGTGCCAGTTGAACTTGTTCATTAGGCATTTATTGGGTTCTAGAGTATCTGAGATGTGGCGTACTGTAATATGGCGATTGTCCACATTGGTTAGCATCTGTTGGTGCAGGTTGAATTGGCGTTTAGAAGTCCACCATGTATTGAATTAAAATCAACATTGTGGTACAGTTTAGTGAGATGGCTGAATTGCGATTCGTTAAACAATGGAGCACTTTAAACAcagatattgtttttttatttatacaggtttaaaaacaatgtttaacactcaaaataaaaaagttgagcTTTTAAAGAtatgacaaatatttaaaaaatatgacacAAATCTGCGGGAAACTCCTGTATATTTCTAGCTCAAACAAAAGGTGTACTCATACCTGAAAATGACACATCCTACTGTTTATAAGAAACTAAACATTCtttcataatataaaatatcacaatagaGGTTTTGTCCAATATTTTGCAGcccagcattttttgttttggggtgaactatcccgtcAAACATGTGTATAAGACAGGAATGCAGGGTGAATGTGAAGAATGAAAGGCATGCTGGTTCCATAGTGCCAGTTCTTGATCACCGTTCTTTTGTACTGTAATTCAGAATAACTTAAATCATTACTCTACAAAAAAAGCTGCTTTTTATTGTGTGCTTATTTTTTCAGGACTGATTCAAAGCCACTGTGTTTGACAAAAAAACTGTTTGTTATAAGAGAGACCTGTGTGAAAATACTGGCATGTCGAAGCTTTTTCGTGGGCTatctcatgttttatttattaggcAAGCATTCCTCTGAATGACTGAAAGTGCTCTTCACTTGTCTGTGAGAGTGGATAGGCTATGTGCCACTGGGTACTGATGTCAGACatttgttattacattttttgtgatACGTCCATGTTTAGATGCAATGTATGCAGTAACTTATTGTAATTCTGTAAAATGTACTGTTTAATAggcattttttaatgaaacctTCCACATTTTGCGTTTTACACAAATGATGTGTAGGAGATTTGTAAAGTATATGAGTTTATATCTCCCCCTAGTGGTCTGGAAGATGTACTCTCGTTAGATCAATGCTgctgttattttaaagaaagaagacaaaacaGATTCCTCTCACGTGAGTGATGCTAGAGGACGTTTACCTTCACGTTTAAGCTTTTTGTGATATTTAAAATATGGAATtgtatttaaaaagacaaaacaaaagaggATCTTGCACAAAGTGTTTCCTAGTGCCACTGACATTTACTCAAGACGAATATCACTCTATATCAACAAACCTGCTTAGTCTACATGTTCACAGGAATCCAGATCCGCTTTAGTCTGAAACATTACCTTCATATTCAGTCTAAAATGAACTTTTGCATTCGTTTACGGAGAATCTCAGACAGTCTGATCATTTCCTCATGCTTGTGTATGTACATCTGCTAATGAGACGAGCATAGGAAGACTCTGCATGTGATTCTGTACTGTACAAAAGAGTGATCTGTACATAGCAGTGCATGACAATAAGCAAGAAACTGTTTAAAGCGCGTTAAAACGTCCCTTCAGGCTGGCATCAGAGGTGAAGTTGCCATTTTAGATCTGAATTAAACCAATTCTTAAATTGGTTTACAAAGTAAGCTATTTTTTGAATAGTTTTAAATGAATGGACTCTACTGTATGTTCCTAAAGGTAAACATTTTGTGTTGCTAATCAACAAAGCATACAATTGGCCGGTAAAAATCGGATTGATTTTGAAGATTGATTCTGACAAAATTATTCAtgcacaataataaaacaatttgatCATATAATCGTGAAGCACAGACATTCAAAACTTGCCTCCTTTGTGTCAGCGATGAAGTGATGTTCTAGCCGACGGGACACTGATGGTCCTTCTGACACGTTACTGTGTaaagattctttttttttctaggaAAGTTTCTTTCTCTCTGAAAGAAAAGCACTTATGATTACTCTTAGTTCTGGGGAACAGCAGCTTTAATAAATGTCACTGAGTTGTTATTTATGAAAATGTCATCAATTAAAAAGACTGAATGTTATGCGTCtgggctttttattttaaatatgatataACATGTTAGGATTAATTATCATCTATATTTTCATGCATTATTGTCTATATTTTGAGCCATTagtaattttaaatttttattagtcCAGTTTTCACACGCTtgtggtacattttcaaaactaataacaataataatacaccaTAATCGTTGAAAATGTCagtacacaaaatatattttaatgaattcacAAAACTCTTCTTTACTGATGTAAGTAACTGGTTTATGTAATGCTGTTGTTATAGCCCTTCCACAGTCCATTTTAGCTCTAAATACTATAAAGCAAATACCATGAAAATGAGCTTATTGGTCAACGATCAAATCTCAAGAGAAATGTGTGTGGGTGAGAAGTGAAGATGGTTTGAAAGTCCATAAACTAGTTTTTGGCTTCTAGAACTCTAAACatcttacagtattttaaatgaaCTACAGCAGGCCTGTCAGATTGTCATAATGTGTTTATGACCCTCCAATATATACTCCTTTATAATTTGTAACCTTAAAATATAAAGTAACTTAAAATTGAAAGAAACTATCTGCCTTGATTTGTTCGAAAAATATCAAAAATTGCATTTGGATATTGTACATTTAcaataggtgacgcagtggcgcagtaggtagtttcccccacagtccaaagacatgcggtacaggtgaattgggttggctaaattgtccgtagtgtttgattgtgaatgagtgtgtatggatgttttccagagatgggttccatgagctggaagggcatccgctgcataaaacatatgctggataagttggcggttcattctgctgtggcgaccccagaataataaagggacttagccgaaaagaaaatgaatgaatgacatttacaataaatttttgtcattttcagGTTTGAAAGAGACTTTCTTACTGTATGGAGTGCAAAAACTAAAGCTTAAAGTCTCAAAACTGATCAGAAATGAGTGATAACCTTACATTTCCTAAGTGGCAATGTGTCAAAAAAGGCTTGATGCTAAATAATTTCAGATTATCTTCATATTGCTCATGCTTCAGGGTAGACTGTATGCTGATCTACAAGTTTAACCAGCACTACATTAGCGTTAGTGAGCCTGGACTGGcatactggatttttttttttaccataattgATTATTGTATTGCATTGTCTACTTCTGTCTCCTGCATCTTCTGTGACACAACTTCAAAATAAACAAGcttaacatgttttaaacagcTAAGCAGGTGTGTCTTActagttaaacaattaaaatagctgcctgtgtgttttaaaatgaagtGGTTGTGTATACTTTCCTGGTTAAATAATAGCTTGAAACCACATTGAATAAGGTCTTAAGGTTTAAAGCTATTGTCTTATTTAGGAAAAATCCAAAGtttgttagttaaaaaaatatatgtaataaaaaaagtgtaccttttggTAAACTAttacacaaattttaaaaatgaactatactAGCTCATGGAAATTGTGATATAACAAAACTGTCAATTCTATGAATATACGCAGTATATAACATGCAAAGTACATCAGGAATTAGATGTTAATCCAAGAATTGAACTTACATCGGGAATTTTTACGTGTGCCACAATTTTTCCAGAACTACTGTAGGTGTCAGGATGTCAGAGATGCgctttaaaatgcatataaagCTTActgtgaaaaggaaaaaaagacaacCACTTAAAACACACTTTATTGAACTAACATTGTATAACTGTAACAAAAGGGCAATGTGCAATATGATACTATAGTAAGCAACGTCATAAAATCATGGAAACTAGAGAATTGCAGGAACAAATGAGGTCTTCAAACAAATCAacctaaaagagaaaaaagtCAGTAATTCAAACATGATGGCATCAGGCTTATAGAGAAATGCTTAGAAATGGACACAACACATTTCACCTAAAGATCCAAAGCTAAAattttaattcttaaattaaggCCTGTTTTTAGAAACCATGCTAATATTCggactcaaaataataatatgcCTAATGTGCCAAATATGCCAAAATTGTGATCTAAAGATTTCAACATTGAAAAACTTTAGCAGATTATAATGCTTTGtattaatgttttcatttgtaatGGTTTAAATTACATCTGTTTAACCGAACAGTCGTTTCACTACATTAAAAACAGGCATTACAAAATTTTCCATCAAAAAACTGACCACTTTATCTACTACAGATTGATTTCTCTCAGCTTTCCTTCTTGCATCCTGCTCATATTTATCATTCACcctttgcttttctttttcaaaGGCCTCATCTTGAAATTGTTCCCTCAGAGCTGCGATCTCCTTCAGTTTCTGCTCCTCCGTCTCCTTCAGGATACGCTGTTTTTCTTCTTCAATCGCTCTTTCTGCCCTCTCCAGCATCTCACTGGTGTAGTGTTGACCACCATTTACAGTCACCATTTTATCAATCTGCTCAAGCAGTTGAATGACCTGCTCTGGATTTTCTTCTTTATTATTGAACACGTGGTATCGGCCATTGCAGGTTCTGATGAAGCTGAGCAGTTCAGGACTATCCCGCACAAATTTGTGAATGGTTTTGTCCTCCAGTTGATCCCCATGAGTGAACACCACCATGGTGTATATGGAGGATTCCTCGCCAAAAACTGCTTGTATTATTTTAACAGCTTCAGCTTCTTCATCGGTGAATCTGCCCATCTTTATCACAACTAAAAACACATGTGGACCAGGAGCTGAGAGAGGAATGCAGAGTTTAATTCTTTTGATCACCTCATCTTTAGTTAGGCTGGTGTCAAAGAGACCCGGAGAGTCAATGACGGACACTTTTCTGTGATTTATTTCTGCATTAAACTTGTCACATTCTCCAGTCACAGAGGAAGATGAAATCTCTGACTTGAAAACTTTTTTCCCAGGATGGTGTTGCCTGTTGCACTCTTTCCCACACCTGTTTTTCCAACCAGAAGAATCCGCAGTGGTTCACCTGGAAGATGCACTGTTCATAGAGAAAAACACCATAATCAAAAAAGATTATTAAACTACTTGCATGttctatatttttacattatagtGCAACATACATCTATACTGGATTTAGATCACTAATTGAATTTACATACCTTTATCCATCGAAACATTAGCTGGAGCTTCATTTTGAGGATTGTGTTGCTGTTGCCAAATTATCTAGAAGTGATGAATGCAATGTCAAACAGCTGATTACACAAATTTTATCAATTGTACAAGCTATATTTGTATGCATTTCATTAAAGTCACTTAAACTAATACAACAATTTTCAAATACATACCTGCGCCATTATAGCAGCAGTGACACTAGCTATGCCAAACACTACAAGTATATAGACAGAGGATGAGACCCAAGAATTTGAGGTCGTCGCAGGTTTAGCTGGGGGATTTTTGGTTTCCTCCATAATTGATGAATGAGTAATTTTGCTAAACAGTTCACAAAACTATGACTACTAGCTGGGATTCCAACCCTggccagaaaacaaacaaaaacgtcACTGCAGACATAAAATTGCCCCGTCCTAGCACTAATAGTGTCATTTGAACACATGATAACCTGTGACAAGTTATACCTTTTACAGAATACTGTAGATTTATGGTGCCATTTACCTAACGAATGTGCATTGCACAGCTCCAGCTCCACACAATGAGCATGTTTTGATATTCAGTTTGCAACTGTACAATCAATGTGCAATGCAGCTGAAAACAACCTTACATATTTTCAGCTCTTctcacaatacaaaatacaacactTGTATCCCAGCGCTTAAACTGTAAACTGTTGGGTTTTATAACATCGAAAGATTAGAATATTTGGCCAAATAGAAAAGACAAATATAAAGTGGTTAAACATTTTTCTATGTAATTACTTTAAAAAGATACTGTTCTGATACTGtttatacttttaaatataaCTTTTGCTAGCTGTAAATAAAAGTGTTGTTGGTTTGGGGAGcatggggcacaaagtaacgtagggtaaaatgtaacacggagttttaagatattttcaccagtgtcggcagacgtcttcctgccaattattcaaaagttcggcgaaatttggatgagaaacacaggaggaaccatttttgcagcataaaagtattttttattatagtcaatatatttttatttaaaaaaatctgagaaagtATGAACGTTAAATCTAATGTAGTTGTGActcgtcttctaggctaaaagatggaactaTTTTGAAAGacgtaaaaaaaaactgtgactgctgccagccagttttgaggaaaacacgccACAGCGTGGTTAGTTGTAACAACAAATAAGCCACATGCTGTTGGACAAATTAAaccaacaaaataattaatgttgagaactttttaaataaaaaaagtttttcaatagaaaaaaaataaaatttattgctaataattcaaataaatgcattagataataatggataataatacatttattcattcattcattttcttttcggcttagtccctctattaatccgggctcgccacagcggaatgaaccaccaacttatcaagcacgtttttacgcagcggatgcccttccagctgcaacccatctctgggaaacatccacacatactcattcacactcatccactacggacaatttagcctacccaattcacctgtaccgcatgtctttggactatgggggaaaccggagcacccggaggaaacccacgtgaacgggggagaacatgcaaactccacacagaaatgccaactgacccagccgaggctcgaaccaacgacttgtttgctgtgaggcaacagcactactaCCTACTGCTCCGCCcagataataatacaaataaatccaaatgtgtttatccaatagataaataaactgtgctatgtagaataaaaaaattgttaggCACTGAGGAAATATaccatttaaagtaaactgaatttaaataaattgtgtgaaatctgacattttaagacttttttacagctaaccctctgtctgttgtAACTTGCCCCATgagtggggtaaatagtaacatttatactcctggcacttttggcaatagtgcacagaaaccataggtaaGGCGATCATACTTtgaggagaggcttgtgtgttgttggtaaagaACAAATAGTTTGTCTAACcctattactttgttcattatttggc
This genomic stretch from Danio aesculapii chromosome 1, fDanAes4.1, whole genome shotgun sequence harbors:
- the tesk1a gene encoding dual specificity testis-specific protein kinase 2, encoding MDQDENQEPCEPPLHALYGPNRIRPSSYRALRSAVSSLARIDDFFCEKIGSGFFSEVFKVQHRITGQVMALKMNTLASNKANMLREVQLMNRLCHPNILRFLGVCVHEGQLHALTEYINGGNLEQLLDSDIYLSWTVRIGLSLDIARGLQYLHSKGIFHRDLTSKNCLVRCDNGAFTAVVGDFGLAEKIPDYSDGVEKQPLAVVGSPYWMAPEMLRGELYNEKVDVFAYGIILCEIIARIEADPDILPRTEDFGLDVDTFEHMVGDCPPSFFQMAVNCCNMNADSRPAFSEIVVTLERIERERVKSEIPVILEPIAIDVSPYRRRSSPCHPCDQRLSRSQSDMLPPATSPCLGTPARVNPFSLRQDLNGGRIKLFDTPSKSVISLTFTLPPPPDPSASPPLNGSPGLRGPPRRCRSLPCTPELGRQLPFRDQEVEEERSEELGQETKDKELEEQQDAVEDSGLVLDLDMVSLERVEEEEEDEEVEKEGQSLTEPMDCSSSPDTTEGNVSGKRLISGSSYSSSLQSNGWATPISNGPPLLPPLPRLDNNNGVLRPGRPFAWVRLNGYRGPAPEPLPPTEQDDVISCPACCLAGFSFPSLCLRGAPPSRRGPPRRPYRTFNGGNASTATAKGLLCRGATGLAPSTASCEPGLPLPEAQT
- the LOC130228765 gene encoding GTPase IMAP family member 9-like codes for the protein MGRFTDEEAEAVKIIQAVFGEESSIYTMVVFTHGDQLEDKTIHKFVRDSPELLSFIRTCNGRYHVFNNKEENPEQVIQLLEQIDKMVTVNGGQHYTSEMLERAERAIEEEKQRILKETEEQKLKEIAALREQFQDEAFEKEKQRVNDKYEQDARRKAERNQSVVDKVVSFLMENFVMPVFNVVKRLFG